From a region of the Candidatus Pantoea bituminis genome:
- a CDS encoding peptide ABC transporter substrate-binding protein, which produces MSDKFADHLPPISRRQALIYLASGTAALAMPSLFGGNMARAAMPGAGKGGQMVVGFSQEPTVFNPLMPHIEVDDGLHFSLFDQLIGVDDKGNLFPKLATEVPTLENGGISADGLNFHLKLRDNVKWHDGKPFTAEDVKFTLELLVDANFRSWTRTGHELVRDIKVVSPTEITWRMEKPYSPYTSILAATFIVPKHAFDGVADKNTAPFNTAPIGTGPFKWQQRVPGDHIELVANKSYFLDGPMLERLIYKYIPDLNVMYTQFASGDIDVVGLQWITADHYDEAKKLPNKVVDVFQSATIENFAFNLGKPQFQELAVREALYYAIDKQTIIDALYYGLPKPTETYMPMQSFYFNPDLPKHEYNLDKAKKLLDDAGWKPGAGGIREKNGVRLSFSNSTTAGNHLREQMQQFIQQSFQEIGVEMKIANLPPAVMWGDFWMLSKYDSAIVGLNYLTGSDPDTANYMHSTSIPVQGGAGQNVFQYKNPEVDTLLVQGAAEFSPEKRKATYLKIQALVRKDMPVLTLFTFANVRGYKQGAENITPNINVRIDSWNVNSWGWKA; this is translated from the coding sequence ATGAGCGATAAGTTTGCGGATCACCTGCCCCCTATTTCGCGTCGGCAGGCATTGATTTATCTGGCATCGGGTACGGCGGCGCTGGCGATGCCTTCGCTGTTTGGCGGTAACATGGCGCGTGCGGCGATGCCCGGCGCAGGTAAGGGTGGGCAAATGGTCGTGGGCTTTTCGCAGGAGCCGACAGTGTTTAACCCTTTAATGCCGCATATTGAGGTGGATGATGGTCTGCATTTTAGCCTGTTCGATCAGCTGATTGGTGTAGATGACAAAGGCAATTTGTTTCCTAAACTGGCGACAGAAGTGCCGACGCTGGAAAACGGTGGTATTAGCGCGGATGGCCTGAATTTCCATCTCAAACTGCGGGATAACGTGAAATGGCACGACGGTAAACCTTTCACCGCGGAGGACGTTAAATTCACGTTGGAGCTGCTGGTAGATGCCAACTTCCGCAGTTGGACGCGTACCGGGCATGAACTGGTACGCGACATTAAGGTGGTATCACCAACCGAAATTACCTGGCGGATGGAGAAACCGTACTCGCCTTATACCTCTATTCTGGCCGCCACTTTTATTGTGCCTAAGCATGCTTTCGACGGCGTAGCCGATAAAAACACCGCTCCTTTTAACACGGCACCCATTGGTACCGGTCCTTTTAAGTGGCAGCAGCGCGTGCCGGGCGATCACATTGAGCTGGTGGCAAACAAAAGCTATTTCCTCGATGGGCCGATGCTGGAACGGCTGATTTATAAATACATCCCCGATCTCAATGTGATGTATACCCAGTTCGCCTCCGGTGATATCGATGTGGTGGGCTTGCAGTGGATTACCGCCGATCACTATGACGAAGCGAAGAAGCTGCCCAATAAAGTGGTGGATGTGTTTCAAAGCGCCACCATTGAGAACTTTGCGTTCAACCTTGGCAAGCCGCAGTTTCAGGAGCTTGCCGTGCGCGAGGCGCTGTATTACGCCATCGACAAACAGACGATTATCGACGCGCTCTATTACGGTTTGCCGAAGCCGACCGAAACCTACATGCCGATGCAGTCATTTTATTTCAATCCCGACCTGCCGAAGCATGAATACAATCTCGATAAAGCCAAAAAGCTGCTCGATGATGCGGGCTGGAAACCGGGCGCGGGCGGTATTCGCGAAAAGAATGGCGTACGGCTGTCGTTCAGTAATTCCACCACTGCGGGCAATCATCTGCGCGAACAGATGCAGCAATTTATCCAGCAAAGTTTTCAGGAAATTGGCGTGGAGATGAAAATTGCTAACCTGCCACCGGCAGTGATGTGGGGCGATTTCTGGATGCTGTCAAAATATGACAGTGCGATTGTCGGACTGAACTATCTCACCGGTTCCGATCCCGATACCGCTAATTACATGCATTCAACGTCCATTCCCGTGCAGGGCGGAGCAGGGCAGAACGTGTTCCAGTATAAAAATCCAGAAGTGGATACCTTGCTGGTTCAGGGTGCAGCAGAGTTTTCGCCAGAAAAACGTAAGGCAACCTACCTGAAAATCCAGGCGCTGGTGCGTAAGGATATGCCGGTGTTAACGCTGTTTACCTTCGCTAACGTGCGCGGCTACAAGCAGGGCGCAGAGAATATTACGCCAAATATTAACGTGCGTATCGACAGTTGGAACGTGAACAGCTGGGGCTGGAAAGCCTGA
- a CDS encoding ABC transporter permease: MAAFLLRRVGQSLILLFLVSIIGFTALNLAPGGPLSQFALTPGMTQEAMQRIAEQMGLNRPLPVQYFDWLSHLVRGDWGRSYRDGEPVLRIIFSHLPATLLLMVSSMVLSITIGAWAGIKSATQRNSLFDQVSTLSSMIALSIPTFWFGLVAIYFFSLKLQWLPAGNMYTVGDGSVLDVLRHLILPVLVLTFVDVAIWSRYMRTATLEVIHQDFVKTARAKGVPPRRVLMKHVVGNALLPMITLAGMQLPTVLGGALVAETVFTWPGMGRLFLDSLGYSDYPVVMGLLMCSALLVLVGNLLADVITALVDPRIRPT, from the coding sequence ATGGCAGCTTTTCTGTTGAGACGCGTGGGGCAGAGCCTCATTCTGCTGTTTTTGGTTTCGATCATTGGCTTTACGGCACTGAATTTGGCACCGGGTGGCCCACTCTCGCAATTTGCCTTAACGCCGGGTATGACGCAGGAAGCGATGCAGCGTATTGCTGAACAGATGGGACTCAATCGTCCTTTGCCGGTGCAATATTTTGACTGGTTAAGCCATCTGGTGCGCGGCGACTGGGGGCGTTCTTACCGCGACGGTGAACCGGTGTTGCGCATTATCTTCTCGCATCTGCCTGCCACGCTGTTGTTAATGGTGAGTTCAATGGTGCTGTCGATTACCATCGGGGCCTGGGCGGGAATCAAGAGCGCAACCCAGCGCAACAGCCTGTTCGATCAGGTTTCCACACTCTCCTCAATGATCGCGCTGTCAATTCCCACTTTCTGGTTCGGTCTGGTCGCGATCTATTTCTTCTCGCTAAAGCTGCAATGGTTGCCCGCTGGCAATATGTACACGGTGGGCGATGGGTCGGTGCTGGATGTGTTGCGTCACTTGATCCTGCCGGTTTTGGTGCTGACCTTCGTGGATGTGGCGATCTGGAGCCGCTACATGCGTACCGCCACGCTGGAAGTGATTCATCAGGACTTCGTCAAAACAGCTCGCGCCAAAGGTGTGCCGCCGCGTCGGGTGCTGATGAAGCATGTGGTCGGTAACGCACTTTTACCGATGATCACGCTGGCGGGCATGCAGCTTCCTACGGTGCTGGGCGGTGCGTTAGTGGCAGAAACGGTATTCACCTGGCCTGGCATGGGACGGCTGTTCCTGGACAGTTTGGGGTACAGCGATTATCCGGTGGTGATGGGGCTGCTGATGTGTTCAGCCTTGTTGGTGTTAGTGGGCAATTTACTGGCTGACGTAATAACTGCGCTGGTCGATCCGCGCATTCGTCCAACCTGA